In the genome of Xanthomonas translucens pv. cerealis, one region contains:
- a CDS encoding cupin domain-containing protein, which produces MSTKSSTRIATLLRDLSLLPHPEGGRYARVHTSALQVQHEGTTRPACTAIRFLLVRGEYSDWHRIDADETWQWEEGGALDLLSFDPQHGLQRYRMDASERGGLPAVVIPAGSWQAARPLDDYSLVRCVVTPGFLWERFELLPATDPLVAYLPKLAG; this is translated from the coding sequence ATGTCTACGAAATCGTCCACCCGCATCGCCACCTTGTTGCGCGACCTGTCGCTGCTGCCGCACCCGGAAGGCGGGCGCTATGCGCGCGTGCACACCTCCGCGTTGCAGGTCCAGCACGAGGGCACCACGCGCCCGGCCTGCACTGCGATCCGCTTCCTGCTGGTGCGCGGCGAGTACAGCGATTGGCACCGGATCGATGCCGACGAAACCTGGCAATGGGAGGAGGGCGGCGCGCTGGACTTGCTGAGCTTCGATCCGCAGCATGGCCTGCAGCGCTACCGGATGGACGCCAGCGAGCGCGGCGGCCTGCCCGCGGTAGTGATCCCGGCCGGCAGCTGGCAAGCGGCACGGCCGCTGGACGACTACAGCCTGGTGCGCTGCGTGGTGACGCCAGGATTCCTGTGGGAACGCTTCGAATTGCTGCCCGCCACCGATCCGCTGGTCGCGTATCTGCCCAAGCTGGCAGGCTGA
- a CDS encoding WecB/TagA/CpsF family glycosyltransferase — protein MTSGNPQAEPREVMALGGYPILRTTEAAFAHALFQAQAHGEQRMVFFANTNFVVQCQALRARLRAPGVSIVNDGIGMDLGALLVHGRRFAGNLNGTDLIPYLCRHSRRPLRFFLLGGRPGVAQAAAQTLRQTLGQDVVGTCDGYAEFAAAGAALAERINASGADVVLVAFGNPLQESWILEHAAQLDARLLFGVGALLDFLSGNAQRAPAWVRRLHMEWMYRLLREPRRLLKRYSWDLLVFFGVCLRNGRRLG, from the coding sequence ATGACCTCTGGTAACCCGCAAGCCGAACCCCGGGAGGTGATGGCGCTGGGCGGCTATCCGATCCTGCGCACCACCGAAGCGGCGTTCGCCCATGCGTTGTTCCAGGCGCAGGCGCACGGCGAGCAGCGCATGGTGTTCTTCGCCAACACCAACTTCGTGGTGCAGTGCCAGGCGCTGCGCGCGCGGCTGCGCGCGCCGGGCGTGAGCATCGTCAACGACGGCATCGGCATGGACCTGGGCGCGCTGCTGGTGCATGGCCGCCGTTTCGCCGGCAACCTCAACGGCACCGACCTGATTCCGTACCTGTGCCGGCACAGCCGGCGGCCGCTGCGCTTCTTCCTGCTGGGCGGGCGTCCGGGCGTGGCCCAGGCCGCTGCGCAGACGCTGCGGCAGACGCTGGGCCAGGACGTGGTCGGGACCTGCGACGGCTATGCCGAGTTCGCCGCCGCGGGCGCCGCTTTGGCCGAGCGCATCAACGCCAGCGGCGCCGACGTGGTGTTGGTGGCGTTCGGCAATCCGCTGCAGGAAAGCTGGATCCTTGAGCATGCCGCGCAGCTGGATGCGCGCTTGCTGTTCGGGGTCGGCGCGCTGCTGGATTTCCTGTCCGGCAACGCCCAGCGCGCGCCGGCCTGGGTGCGCCGGTTGCACATGGAGTGGATGTACCGCTTGTTGCGCGAACCGCGACGCCTGCTCAAGCGCTATAGCTGGGACTTGCTGGTGTTCTTCGGCGTCTGCCTGCGCAACGGCCGGCGCCTGGGCTAA
- a CDS encoding GumK N-terminal domain-containing glycosyltransferase — translation MSDSSASATLAAAPAAALAGRPPCYLVLSAHDYRTPRRANIHFIADELAKRGTTRFFSLRYSLLSRLKGDLRLPLDATANSVVEHNGVECYLWRAPLHPFNTRRPWLRPLEDLMFKLYAAKPPATLLRWMREADVIVFESGIAVAFIELAARINPTARKVYRASDGLSTINVADYIEREFARVAPSLDVIALVSPAMAEEISSRHNVFHVGHGVDHNLDTLGDPSPYGEGIHAVAVGSMLFDPEFFVVASRAFPQVTFHVIGSGMGRAPGYGDNVVVYGEMKHAETIGYIKHARFGIAPYASEQVPVYLADSSMKLLQYDFFGLPAVCPNAVVGSYQSRFGYTPGDEASIVVAIGKALQAPHVRHRQCLSWSETTDRVLDPSAYPETRLFASDAA, via the coding sequence ATGAGCGATTCTTCCGCGTCGGCGACGCTCGCCGCGGCACCGGCGGCGGCTCTTGCCGGACGTCCGCCGTGCTACTTGGTGCTGTCCGCGCACGACTACCGCACGCCGCGCCGCGCCAATATCCACTTCATCGCCGACGAGCTGGCCAAGCGCGGTACCACACGCTTCTTCTCGTTGCGCTACAGCCTGCTGTCGCGGCTCAAGGGCGACCTGCGGTTGCCGCTGGACGCCACCGCCAACAGTGTGGTCGAGCACAACGGCGTGGAGTGCTACCTGTGGCGCGCGCCGCTGCACCCGTTCAATACGCGGCGGCCCTGGCTGCGGCCGCTGGAAGACCTGATGTTCAAACTGTACGCCGCCAAGCCGCCGGCCACGCTGCTGCGCTGGATGCGCGAGGCGGATGTGATCGTGTTCGAAAGCGGCATCGCGGTGGCCTTCATCGAACTGGCGGCGCGCATCAACCCGACCGCGCGCAAGGTCTACCGCGCTTCTGACGGCCTGAGCACGATCAACGTCGCCGACTACATCGAGCGCGAGTTCGCGCGTGTGGCGCCGAGCCTGGACGTGATCGCGCTGGTGTCGCCTGCGATGGCCGAGGAGATTTCCAGCCGCCATAACGTGTTCCATGTCGGGCATGGGGTGGACCACAACCTGGATACGCTCGGCGATCCATCGCCGTACGGGGAGGGCATCCATGCGGTGGCGGTCGGCTCGATGCTGTTCGATCCGGAATTCTTCGTCGTCGCCAGCCGCGCCTTCCCGCAGGTCACCTTCCACGTGATCGGATCGGGGATGGGCCGCGCACCGGGTTACGGCGACAACGTGGTGGTGTACGGCGAGATGAAGCACGCCGAGACCATCGGCTACATCAAACACGCGCGCTTCGGCATCGCGCCGTATGCCTCCGAGCAGGTGCCGGTGTATCTGGCCGACAGCTCGATGAAGCTGCTGCAGTACGATTTCTTCGGCTTGCCGGCGGTGTGCCCGAACGCGGTGGTGGGGAGCTACCAGTCGCGCTTCGGCTACACGCCGGGCGACGAAGCCTCGATCGTGGTGGCGATCGGGAAAGCGCTACAGGCGCCGCACGTGCGCCACCGCCAGTGCCTGAGCTGGTCCGAAACCACGGACCGCGTCCTGGATCCGTCGGCCTATCCGGAAACCCGGCTTTTCGCAAGCGATGCCGCCTGA
- a CDS encoding lipopolysaccharide biosynthesis protein, with the protein MSATETPGSATPPQRSLGARAAGGAAVTMAGQLAKMVVQFGGIVLLARLLTPYDYGLMAMVTAIVGMAEILRDFGLSSAAIQAKHVSREQRDNLFWINSGIGLVLAIVVFLSSSWIAHFYREPALLGISQALAVTFLLNGMTTQYRAHLSRGLRFGQVSLSDVGAQVMGLIAGVGVALAGYGYWALVWQQVVQALVNLAIAGVCARWLPRSYRRDAPMRAFLSFGWNLMAAQLLGYASRNVGQVIIGHRIGAEALGLYNRAFQLLMMPLNQINAPATSVALPVLSQLQDDPPRFGSFLLRGQTVMVHLIVALFSFACALALPLIVLVLGEQWRPAVPLFQVLTLGGIFQTASYATYWVFLAQGLMRQQLVYSVVGRVMLIACIFAGSVWGVMGVTIGYTLGLLVMWPLSVIWIAKVAPQVPAMELFNNALRAILGYGAAGAAAYFAAQQWGGSSLWQQLAVGALAMALGCVLVFALWPAFRRDVMAILNMRTLLRDARAKR; encoded by the coding sequence ATGAGCGCGACCGAAACCCCAGGTTCCGCCACGCCGCCGCAGCGCAGCCTCGGCGCGCGCGCGGCCGGTGGCGCAGCGGTCACCATGGCCGGGCAGCTGGCGAAGATGGTGGTGCAGTTCGGCGGCATCGTGCTGCTGGCGCGCTTGCTGACGCCCTATGACTACGGCCTGATGGCGATGGTCACCGCGATCGTCGGCATGGCCGAGATCCTGCGCGACTTCGGGTTGTCCTCGGCCGCGATCCAGGCCAAGCACGTCAGCCGCGAGCAGCGCGACAACCTGTTCTGGATCAACAGCGGCATCGGTCTGGTGCTGGCGATCGTGGTGTTTCTGTCCTCGTCATGGATCGCGCACTTCTATCGCGAGCCGGCGCTGCTGGGCATCTCGCAGGCGCTGGCGGTGACCTTCCTGCTCAACGGCATGACCACCCAGTACCGCGCGCATCTCAGCCGTGGGCTGCGCTTCGGTCAGGTGTCGCTGAGCGATGTCGGTGCGCAGGTCATGGGTCTGATCGCAGGCGTCGGCGTCGCCCTGGCCGGCTACGGCTATTGGGCGCTGGTGTGGCAGCAGGTGGTGCAGGCGCTGGTCAACCTGGCAATCGCCGGCGTCTGCGCGCGCTGGCTGCCGCGCAGCTATCGTCGCGATGCGCCGATGCGCGCGTTCCTGAGCTTCGGCTGGAACCTGATGGCCGCGCAACTGCTCGGCTATGCCAGCCGCAACGTCGGCCAGGTGATCATCGGCCACCGGATCGGCGCCGAGGCGCTGGGCCTGTACAACCGTGCGTTCCAGCTGCTGATGATGCCGCTGAACCAGATCAATGCGCCGGCCACCTCGGTGGCGCTGCCGGTGTTGTCGCAGCTGCAGGACGACCCGCCGCGCTTCGGCAGCTTCCTGCTGCGCGGGCAGACGGTGATGGTGCATCTGATCGTGGCGCTGTTCTCCTTCGCCTGCGCACTGGCGTTGCCGCTGATCGTGCTGGTGCTCGGCGAACAATGGCGGCCGGCGGTGCCGCTGTTCCAGGTGCTGACCCTGGGCGGCATCTTCCAGACCGCGTCCTACGCCACCTATTGGGTGTTTCTGGCGCAGGGGCTGATGCGCCAGCAGCTGGTGTACTCGGTGGTCGGGCGGGTGATGCTGATCGCCTGCATCTTCGCCGGCTCGGTCTGGGGGGTGATGGGCGTGACCATCGGCTACACGCTGGGCCTGCTGGTGATGTGGCCGCTGTCGGTGATCTGGATCGCCAAGGTGGCGCCGCAGGTGCCGGCCATGGAGTTATTCAACAACGCCCTGCGCGCGATCCTCGGCTATGGCGCGGCCGGCGCGGCGGCGTACTTCGCCGCGCAACAGTGGGGCGGCAGTTCGCTGTGGCAGCAACTGGCGGTGGGCGCGTTGGCCATGGCGCTGGGCTGCGTGCTGGTGTTCGCGCTGTGGCCGGCATTCCGCCGCGACGTGATGGCGATCCTCAACATGCGCACGCTGTTGCGCGATGCCAGAGCCAAACGATGA
- a CDS encoding glycosyltransferase, giving the protein MSGEPRCSGDARVSGPPISVLLSTERPTATTNPYLTQLYAALPQQVQLRFFSMRAALLSRYDVLHVHWPEYMMRHPTAVGTLAKQVCMALLLLRLKLGGVPLVRTLHNVAPHEDKGWRERLLLRWTDRLTARWIRINATTPERAPSTDTILHGHYRDWYAAMPQPSRVPGRLLHFGLLRPYKGVETLVATLQALPDPALSLRIAGNPIDAQIRAVVEQACAADPRISARLQYVEDDVLAREVGEAELVVLPYRQMHNSGTLLLALSLARPVLAPWSAANAAIAEEVGPGWVLLYQGELDAAQLADALAQAQRLPADAVPDLSRRDWCAIGLQHYRSYLDARGVRSEARA; this is encoded by the coding sequence ATGAGTGGCGAACCGCGTTGCAGCGGCGATGCGCGCGTGTCCGGTCCGCCGATCAGCGTGCTGCTGTCGACCGAACGGCCGACCGCGACCACCAATCCCTATCTGACCCAGCTGTATGCGGCATTGCCGCAGCAGGTGCAGTTGCGCTTCTTCTCGATGCGCGCGGCGCTGCTGTCGCGCTACGACGTGCTGCACGTGCACTGGCCGGAATACATGATGCGGCATCCCACCGCCGTGGGCACACTGGCCAAGCAGGTGTGCATGGCGCTGCTGCTGCTGCGGCTCAAGCTCGGCGGCGTGCCGCTGGTGCGCACGCTGCACAACGTGGCGCCGCACGAGGACAAGGGCTGGCGCGAGCGCCTGCTGCTGCGCTGGACCGACCGCCTGACCGCACGCTGGATCCGCATCAACGCGACCACACCGGAACGTGCGCCGTCCACCGACACCATCCTGCACGGGCACTACCGCGACTGGTACGCGGCGATGCCACAGCCGTCGCGGGTGCCGGGACGTTTGCTGCATTTCGGCCTGCTGCGTCCGTACAAGGGCGTGGAAACCCTGGTCGCAACGCTGCAGGCCTTGCCCGATCCGGCACTGAGCCTGCGCATCGCCGGCAATCCGATCGATGCGCAGATCCGTGCCGTGGTCGAACAGGCCTGCGCGGCCGATCCGCGGATCAGCGCGCGCCTGCAGTACGTGGAAGACGACGTCCTGGCGCGCGAGGTCGGCGAGGCCGAGCTGGTGGTGCTGCCGTATCGGCAGATGCACAACTCCGGCACCTTGCTGCTGGCCTTGTCGCTGGCGCGGCCTGTGCTGGCGCCGTGGAGCGCGGCCAATGCGGCGATCGCCGAGGAGGTCGGGCCGGGCTGGGTGCTGTTGTACCAGGGCGAGCTGGATGCGGCGCAACTGGCCGACGCGCTGGCGCAGGCGCAGCGCCTGCCCGCCGACGCGGTGCCGGATCTGTCGCGGCGCGACTGGTGCGCGATCGGCTTGCAGCATTACCGCAGCTATCTGGATGCGCGCGGCGTACGCAGCGAGGCACGGGCATGA
- a CDS encoding glycosyltransferase family 4 protein, translating to MKVIHVVRQFHPSVGGMEEVVLNIARRHLQQGRDQVEVVTLDRVFTRPQERLAPRDAYQGVPIVRLPFRGSSRYPLAPTVLAALRGADLVHVHGIDFFYDFLALTRVLHGTPMIVSTHGGFFHTTYASRLKMLWFKTLTRASAWAYARVVATSENDGQVFSAVVAPQRLRVIENGVDVGKFAGQGSATPGRTLIYFGRWSVNKGLLETLDLLRALLAQDPAWQLIVAGREYDFSQADLLQAIAERGLQQRVQLHAAPSQQELARLLGSAQYFVCLSRHEGFGLAAVEAMSAGLLPVLSDIPPFARLVRESAQGLLLEPADPQRAADAVQAYAAATDASFAVQRQAAMAYAQRYDWEHVVGAYLDEYRAALGTAEAGR from the coding sequence ATGAAGGTGATCCACGTGGTGCGCCAGTTCCATCCGTCCGTGGGCGGTATGGAGGAGGTTGTGCTGAATATCGCGCGGCGGCATCTGCAGCAGGGCCGCGACCAGGTCGAAGTGGTAACCCTGGACCGGGTCTTCACCCGGCCGCAGGAGCGGCTCGCACCGCGCGATGCCTACCAGGGCGTGCCGATCGTGCGCCTGCCGTTCCGCGGTTCCTCGCGCTATCCGCTGGCGCCGACGGTGCTTGCGGCGCTGCGCGGCGCCGACCTGGTGCACGTGCACGGGATCGATTTCTTCTACGACTTCCTGGCCTTGACCCGGGTCCTGCACGGCACGCCCATGATCGTCTCCACCCACGGCGGTTTCTTCCATACCACCTATGCCTCGCGGCTGAAGATGCTGTGGTTCAAGACCCTGACCCGGGCTTCGGCCTGGGCGTACGCGCGGGTCGTGGCGACCAGCGAGAACGATGGCCAGGTGTTCTCCGCGGTGGTTGCGCCGCAGCGCCTGCGGGTGATCGAGAACGGCGTGGACGTCGGCAAGTTCGCCGGGCAGGGCAGCGCGACGCCGGGGCGTACGCTGATCTATTTCGGGCGCTGGTCGGTCAACAAGGGCCTGCTGGAGACGCTGGACCTGCTGCGCGCATTGCTCGCGCAGGATCCGGCATGGCAGTTGATCGTGGCCGGGCGCGAATACGATTTCAGCCAGGCCGACCTGCTGCAGGCGATCGCCGAACGCGGGCTGCAACAGCGCGTGCAGCTGCACGCGGCGCCGTCGCAGCAGGAATTGGCGCGGCTGCTCGGCAGCGCGCAGTATTTCGTATGCCTGTCGCGGCACGAGGGCTTCGGCCTGGCCGCGGTCGAGGCGATGAGCGCCGGCCTGTTGCCGGTGCTGAGCGACATCCCGCCGTTCGCGCGCCTGGTGCGCGAATCGGCGCAAGGGCTGCTGCTGGAACCGGCCGATCCGCAGCGCGCCGCCGACGCGGTGCAGGCCTATGCGGCGGCGACCGACGCCAGCTTCGCCGTGCAGCGGCAGGCGGCCATGGCCTATGCGCAGCGCTACGACTGGGAGCATGTGGTCGGCGCCTATCTGGACGAGTACCGCGCGGCACTGGGCACGGCGGAGGCAGGGCGATGA
- a CDS encoding acyltransferase family protein, whose amino-acid sequence MSASTQALQTVLAEQPARPGVRGTRDARIDAAKALAILLVVFGHAKGIPHAYVILAYSFHVPMFFVLSGWVGEAFGKRPLGLATWTKLARSLLLPYLAFFMVAYAYWTLTRHIGSKAQLWGDRPWWEPLLGLVSGIGPKLYVMPALWFLPALFVTTLSYLYLRRRLSLDVLAVLSLLLAWGWAIWFPTQDYRFPFALDVLPVSLCFFALGAAAAKRSGRLPTSRTGNAVGALLLAAAWFAIAWNNGRVDVNMMKFGHSPLGFLAASLLGSAMALCAARLVQEWAWVQWIGRNTLLILCTHTLLFSVMAGVASRTGLVRGDAWGPAWAVSVSVFALLASVPMRAVIVRVAPWMIGLRREPARQEAS is encoded by the coding sequence ATGAGCGCTTCCACGCAGGCGTTGCAGACGGTGCTGGCCGAGCAGCCGGCCCGTCCCGGCGTGCGCGGCACGCGCGATGCGCGGATCGATGCGGCCAAGGCGCTGGCGATCCTGCTGGTGGTGTTCGGCCATGCGAAGGGCATCCCGCATGCCTATGTGATCCTGGCCTATAGCTTCCACGTGCCGATGTTCTTCGTGTTGTCCGGCTGGGTCGGCGAGGCGTTCGGCAAGCGGCCGCTGGGCTTGGCGACCTGGACCAAACTGGCGCGCAGCCTGTTGCTGCCGTATCTGGCGTTCTTCATGGTCGCTTACGCGTATTGGACGCTGACCCGCCACATCGGTTCCAAGGCGCAGCTGTGGGGCGACCGGCCGTGGTGGGAGCCGCTGCTGGGCCTGGTCAGCGGCATCGGACCCAAGCTGTACGTGATGCCGGCGCTGTGGTTCCTGCCGGCGCTGTTCGTGACCACGCTGAGCTATCTGTACCTGCGCCGGCGCCTGTCGCTGGACGTGCTGGCGGTGCTGTCGCTCCTGCTGGCCTGGGGCTGGGCGATCTGGTTCCCGACCCAGGATTACCGGTTTCCGTTTGCTCTGGATGTACTGCCGGTGTCGTTGTGCTTCTTCGCGCTCGGTGCGGCCGCGGCCAAGCGCAGCGGCCGGCTGCCGACCAGTCGCACCGGCAATGCCGTGGGGGCGTTGCTGCTGGCGGCGGCGTGGTTCGCGATCGCCTGGAACAACGGCCGCGTAGACGTGAACATGATGAAGTTCGGCCATTCGCCGTTGGGGTTCCTGGCCGCCAGCCTGCTCGGCAGCGCGATGGCGCTGTGCGCGGCGCGGCTGGTGCAGGAGTGGGCGTGGGTGCAGTGGATCGGGCGCAATACCTTGTTGATCCTGTGCACGCATACGCTGCTGTTCTCGGTCATGGCCGGCGTGGCCAGCCGTACCGGCCTGGTTCGCGGCGATGCCTGGGGGCCTGCCTGGGCGGTGTCGGTGAGCGTGTTCGCGTTGCTCGCCAGTGTGCCGATGCGCGCGGTGATCGTGCGCGTGGCGCCGTGGATGATCGGGCTGCGGCGCGAGCCGGCACGGCAGGAGGCGTCCTGA
- a CDS encoding polysaccharide biosynthesis protein GumE — MTLREQRHNLLIELVLLFAIGYNFLLAVVNAKVFRVSPAMTYVVEVAIYGACFLIGLWSLDRKRTAMVFTGIGLLAVLMLVRLFLVWSIDPKFFRDALIPFAFLVLGAAYTGSLPKLFLRMALVVSLVAAFELALPKMYGDVVNPKSYFVNARGASASSFWNQDSNLFVSATRPGARNFLPSSNLPRASSVFIEPVTMGNFIIFFTAILLTFWRWMRPLGIAASVAMIGFLIVASDGRLAAGTCVMMVALTPLLLRMDQRLGFLIFFLVFLGAWLMVWASGIQIYEDTTMGRVFFTVYSIRNMTAESWLGLDFDTPYKYFDSGIAYFISSQSVVLVLAFLLAYSFAMLMRTIEGQLFKNLLIFAFALSLLVSNGYFSIKTAALWWFVCGCLWQMVPRRATPDALLPASDTRPRTAVAT; from the coding sequence ATGACGTTGCGCGAGCAGCGCCACAACCTGCTGATCGAGCTGGTGCTGCTGTTCGCCATCGGCTACAACTTCCTGCTGGCGGTGGTGAACGCCAAGGTATTCCGGGTCAGCCCGGCCATGACCTATGTGGTGGAAGTGGCGATCTACGGCGCCTGTTTCCTGATCGGGCTGTGGTCGCTGGACCGCAAGCGCACGGCGATGGTGTTCACCGGCATCGGCCTGCTGGCGGTGCTGATGCTGGTGCGGCTGTTCCTGGTCTGGTCGATCGATCCCAAGTTCTTCCGCGACGCGCTGATCCCGTTCGCGTTCCTGGTGCTGGGCGCGGCCTATACCGGTTCGTTGCCCAAGCTGTTCCTGCGCATGGCGCTGGTCGTGTCGCTGGTGGCGGCGTTCGAGCTGGCACTGCCCAAGATGTATGGCGACGTGGTCAATCCCAAGAGCTACTTCGTCAATGCGCGCGGCGCCAGCGCGTCGAGCTTCTGGAACCAGGACAGCAACCTGTTCGTCAGCGCGACCCGGCCGGGCGCGCGCAACTTCCTGCCGTCTTCCAACCTGCCGCGTGCGTCCTCTGTGTTCATCGAGCCGGTGACGATGGGTAACTTCATCATCTTCTTCACCGCGATCCTGCTGACCTTCTGGCGCTGGATGCGGCCGTTGGGGATCGCCGCATCGGTGGCGATGATCGGCTTCCTGATCGTGGCCTCGGACGGACGCCTGGCCGCCGGCACCTGCGTGATGATGGTGGCGCTGACGCCGCTGCTGCTGCGCATGGACCAACGCCTGGGTTTCCTGATCTTCTTCCTCGTGTTTCTGGGCGCGTGGCTGATGGTGTGGGCGTCCGGTATCCAGATCTACGAGGACACCACCATGGGGCGGGTGTTCTTCACCGTCTATTCGATCCGCAACATGACTGCCGAGTCCTGGCTGGGCCTGGATTTCGACACGCCGTACAAATACTTCGACAGCGGCATCGCCTATTTCATCTCCTCGCAGTCGGTGGTGCTGGTGCTGGCGTTCCTGCTCGCTTATTCGTTCGCGATGCTGATGCGCACGATCGAGGGCCAGTTGTTCAAGAACCTGCTGATCTTCGCCTTCGCGTTGAGCCTGCTGGTGTCCAACGGCTATTTCTCGATCAAGACCGCGGCGCTGTGGTGGTTCGTCTGCGGCTGCTTGTGGCAGATGGTGCCGCGGCGGGCCACGCCCGATGCGTTGCTGCCGGCAAGCGACACGCGGCCGCGTACGGCGGTGGCGACATGA
- a CDS encoding undecaprenyl-phosphate glucose phosphotransferase has product MLLADLSSATYTTSSPRLLSKYAAAADILLRVSDLTVIVAGALVTHRLLFSSWLPQAPYRVAIGTTLLYAVICFALFPLYRSWRGRGLLREMMVLSLACGGVFALFAVHAFVVQFGQQVSRLWIGLWFVTSLATLLVSRTMVRGVLNHLRSEGVDVQRVVVVGLRHPVVKIHNYLSRNPWVGMQLVGYFSSDYDLSVADHPKKLQCLGAGTPESLIDYLNNNEVEQVWISLPLGERDHIKQLLQQMDRYPIQVRLIPDLFDFGMLNQSGDQIGNVPVINLRQGGVDRNTYFVVAKALQDKVVALAALAMLWPVMLAIAVGVKLSSPGPVFFRQRRHGLGGREFYMYKFRSMRVQQEPSDVVVQAKRGDSRVTPFGAFLRRSSLDELPQLFNVLGGSMSVVGPRPHAAQHNTHYEKLINHYMQRHYVKPGITGWAQVNGFRGETPELRTMKKRIQYDLDYIRRWSLWLDTRIIVLTAVKVLGQKTAY; this is encoded by the coding sequence ATGCTTCTTGCAGACCTGAGTAGCGCCACCTATACGACATCGTCCCCCCGCCTGCTGTCCAAATATGCAGCGGCCGCGGACATCCTGCTACGCGTGTCGGATCTGACGGTCATCGTCGCCGGCGCGCTGGTGACCCACCGCCTGCTGTTCTCCAGCTGGCTGCCGCAAGCGCCTTACCGGGTCGCGATCGGTACCACCTTGCTGTACGCGGTGATCTGCTTCGCGTTGTTCCCGCTGTACCGCAGCTGGCGCGGACGCGGCCTGCTGCGCGAAATGATGGTGCTGAGCCTGGCCTGCGGCGGCGTATTCGCGCTGTTCGCGGTGCATGCGTTCGTGGTGCAGTTCGGGCAGCAGGTCTCGCGGCTGTGGATCGGCCTGTGGTTCGTCACCAGCCTGGCCACGCTGTTGGTCTCGCGCACCATGGTGCGCGGCGTGCTCAACCACCTGCGCTCTGAGGGCGTGGACGTGCAGCGCGTGGTGGTGGTGGGCCTGCGCCATCCGGTGGTCAAGATCCACAACTACCTGAGCCGCAATCCGTGGGTCGGCATGCAGCTGGTCGGCTATTTCAGCAGCGACTACGATCTGTCGGTGGCCGATCACCCGAAGAAGCTGCAGTGCCTGGGAGCGGGCACGCCGGAATCGCTGATCGACTACCTCAACAACAACGAGGTCGAGCAGGTGTGGATCTCGCTGCCGCTGGGCGAGCGCGACCACATCAAGCAACTCCTGCAGCAGATGGACCGCTACCCGATCCAGGTCAGGCTGATCCCGGACCTGTTCGACTTCGGCATGCTCAACCAGTCCGGCGACCAGATCGGCAACGTGCCGGTGATCAACCTGCGCCAGGGCGGGGTGGACCGCAACACCTACTTCGTGGTCGCCAAGGCGCTGCAGGACAAGGTGGTCGCTTTGGCCGCGCTGGCGATGCTGTGGCCGGTGATGTTGGCGATCGCGGTGGGCGTGAAGCTGAGCTCGCCGGGTCCGGTGTTCTTCCGTCAGCGCCGCCATGGCCTGGGCGGGCGCGAGTTCTACATGTACAAGTTCCGCTCGATGCGCGTGCAGCAAGAACCCAGCGACGTGGTGGTGCAGGCCAAGCGCGGCGACAGCCGGGTCACGCCGTTCGGCGCGTTCCTGCGCCGCAGCAGCCTGGACGAGCTGCCGCAGCTGTTCAACGTGCTCGGTGGCAGCATGTCGGTGGTGGGGCCGCGGCCGCATGCGGCGCAGCACAACACCCACTACGAAAAGCTGATCAACCATTACATGCAGCGGCACTACGTCAAGCCGGGGATCACCGGCTGGGCCCAGGTCAACGGGTTCCGCGGCGAGACGCCCGAACTGCGGACGATGAAGAAGCGCATCCAGTACGATCTGGACTACATCCGGCGCTGGTCGCTGTGGCTGGATACGCGGATCATCGTGCTCACCGCGGTGAAGGTGCTCGGGCAGAAGACCGCCTACTGA